One genomic window of Coffea eugenioides isolate CCC68of chromosome 1, Ceug_1.0, whole genome shotgun sequence includes the following:
- the LOC113765225 gene encoding TOM1-like protein 2 translates to MDKLDKLKMASSSFGERLKTGGAQMSRIVSSKMKEILQAPTPESKMVDEATLETMEEPNWGLNLRICALINSEEFNGTEVVKAIKKKLLGKSPVSQRLSLDLLETCTSNCDKVFSEVASEKVLDDMMKLIDDPKTDHENRVKAMQLIRAWGESEDLMYLPVFHQTYLSLKTRTLPSGLPDGNMPRMQYPLETYMDQDPLSPPESYPMPDAGLHHSENATYNGYAGKSVEEKRESLAVTRNTLDLFSSILNSEDDQKPAKNELTDSMLENCKQSLPVIQGIVESTVDDEGLLFEALSIHDELQQIISRYQQMEDPLVPGGTEPKHGGAGGREPDASGIKEGSSLVQVQNQSETERTEVSKVESGSDNLRSVLLESGGVEGGAKERLDAH, encoded by the exons ATGGACAAGTTGGATAAACTGAAAATGGCTTCATCCTCGTTCGGCGAGAGATTAAAAACTGGCGGAGCCCAAATGAGCCGAATCGTAAGCTCAAAGATGAAGGAAATTCTCCAAGCCCCAACTCCCGAATCTAAGATGGTAGACGAGGCTACCTTGGAGACAATGGAAGAACCCAACTGGGGTCTCAATCTTCGCATTTGCGCCTTGATTAACAGCGAGGAGTTTAACGGGACGGAGGTCGTTAAGGCAATCAAGAAGAAGTTGTTGGGAAAGAGTCCCGTCAGCCAGCGTTTGAGCCTCGATTTGTTGGAGACCTGTACTTCAAATTGCGACAAGGTGTTCTCCGAGGTTGCCTCCGAGAAGGTGCTGGATGATATGATGAAACTGATTGATGATCCCAAAACGGACCACGAGAACCGCGTCAAGGCGATGCAGCTGATTAGAGCTTGGGGCGAGTCTGAGGATCTCATGTACTTACCCGTCTTTCATCAAACTTACTTG AGCTTGAAGACAAGAACTCTCCCTTCTGGATTGCCTGATGGTAACATGCCTCGCATGCAGTACCCACTGGAGACATATATGGATCAAGACCCGCTGTCACCCCCTGAAAGTTACCCTATGCCGGACGCGGGCTTGCACCATTCAGAGAATGCTACATATAATGGTTATGCTGGCAAATCAGttgaagaaaagagagagtcTCTGGCGGTGACTCGTAATACCCTCGACCTTTTCTCCAGCATATTGAACTCTGAGGACGATCAAAAACCAGCTAAG AATGAACTGACAGACAGCATGTTGGAAAATTGCAAGCAATCTCTGCCCGTCATTCAGGGAATCGTAGAAAGCACCGTCGATGATGAGGGTTTGCTATTTGAGGCTCTAAGTATCCACGACGAGCTTCAACAAATTATTTCTAGATATCAGCAAATGGAAGATCCCCTCGTGCCTGGTGGAACTGAGCCAAAACATGGTGGTGCTGGAGGACGCGAGCCAGATGCGTCTGGTATTAAAGAAGGCAGTTCCTTAGTGCAGGTTCAAAATCAAAGTGAAACTGAAAGAACGGAAGTTTCAAAAGTCGAGTCCGGGAGTGACAATCTGAGGAGCGTTCTTCTCGAGAGCGGTGGTGTCGAAGGTGGAGCAAAAGAGAGACTGGACGCACATTGA